Part of the Desulfonatronovibrio magnus genome is shown below.
TTGGGCAAAAGCATCCACCCGGGTTCCATCACCCAGCATGGTGTTGCCTTCAATAATAACGTACGGTCCAATATCAACGTTATCACCCAGCCTGCAATCTGGATCAATAATGGCTGTTGGATGAATATGACTTCCCATCAGCCATCTTCCCTGTCAACAATTGCTGCTGAAAATATACCTTGAGCAGCCACTTTATCTTCAACAAAGGCTTTAGCCTCCATTTTCCATAAATTCATTTTGTGCTGTCCGTACTCCACTTCGATTATCAACTGATCGCCTGGAAACACAGGACGTCGAAATCTGACTTTATCCAGACCGGCAAAAAGAAAAATTTTACCATCCATTTTATCCTTGATGCTTTTTATGACCATAATCCCGCCGGTTTGGGCCATGGATTCCAGGATAAGAACACCAGGCATAACCGGATACATGGGGAAGTGCCCCTGAAAATGAGGTTCGTTCAAGGTTATATTTTTTACGGCCCTGATAAATTTAAAAGGCTCAAAGTCAAGCACCCTGTCCACCAGCAAAAAAGGATAGCGGTGGGGCAAAAGGTCCAGTATATCCTTACTTACAATCTCTCCCTGCACTGGAGGCTTCACTTGCTTTCTCCTTGTTTGAGTTGTTCCTGCATAGCCTTCATCTGATTTTCTAACTGTTTAATGCGCTTAAATGCCTGAGGAAGTTTGGGCATTAGCACGGCATTTTTTAAAAAAGTGGTATGATTCATGGCCGGTATCCCTCCACAATCTGTTTCCGGGGGAATATCCTTGCCCACCCCGGACTTGGCAGCAACACGGGACTTTCGACCAATTTTCAGGTGCCCAGCAACACCTGCCTGGCCCCCTAAGATAACGTGATCTTCCAGTATGGAGCTTCCTGAGATGCCAACCTGAGAGACCAGAACGCTATGCTCACCCACCTGGACATTGTGCGCCACCTGCACAAGGTTATCAATTTTCACCCCCTGTCCAATAACTGTTCTGCCAAGAGTTGCTCTGTCAATAGTGGTGTTGGCCCCTATCTCTACATCATTTTCAATAACAACATTACCAAGCTGAGGTATTTTTTTTCTGCCCTGGGGTGTTTCCACAAATCCAAAACCGTCAGAGCCAATAACAGCTCCGGAATGAACTATAACCCTGTCTCCAATGGAGCATCCTGCCATTATACTTACGTTGGGATAAATCACACAATCGCTGCCCACAGAAACATTCTCGCCAATGTACACAAAAGGAAAAACAAGCGTACCTGAGCCAATACTCGCCCCGGAACCAATAAAAGCCATGGGATGAATATTTGCTGAAGCATGAATATTAGCAGACGGATGTATACAGGCAGCATCTCTGGCATCCTGAGCAAAGCCCTGGGGTACGGCAAATATCTGCATAACTCTTGCGAAATCCAGATAAGGATTCTGGCTGATCAAGGCAATCTTTACTTTGTGAGCGTGTTCAGGTTCAACCAGTACGCAACCTGCCCGAGTAGTCTTGAGCATGGGGATATATTTGGGGTTGGCCAGAAAAGAAATCTGATCCGGGCCTGCCTCTTCCAGAGTGCTGACCCCTTTAATCTCCATATCCTGGCCTGTCAGCTCCAAGCCTAATTGAGATGCGATTTCA
Proteins encoded:
- the fabZ gene encoding 3-hydroxyacyl-ACP dehydratase FabZ encodes the protein MKPPVQGEIVSKDILDLLPHRYPFLLVDRVLDFEPFKFIRAVKNITLNEPHFQGHFPMYPVMPGVLILESMAQTGGIMVIKSIKDKMDGKIFLFAGLDKVRFRRPVFPGDQLIIEVEYGQHKMNLWKMEAKAFVEDKVAAQGIFSAAIVDREDG
- the lpxD gene encoding UDP-3-O-(3-hydroxymyristoyl)glucosamine N-acyltransferase; the protein is MLLSEIASQLGLELTGQDMEIKGVSTLEEAGPDQISFLANPKYIPMLKTTRAGCVLVEPEHAHKVKIALISQNPYLDFARVMQIFAVPQGFAQDARDAACIHPSANIHASANIHPMAFIGSGASIGSGTLVFPFVYIGENVSVGSDCVIYPNVSIMAGCSIGDRVIVHSGAVIGSDGFGFVETPQGRKKIPQLGNVVIENDVEIGANTTIDRATLGRTVIGQGVKIDNLVQVAHNVQVGEHSVLVSQVGISGSSILEDHVILGGQAGVAGHLKIGRKSRVAAKSGVGKDIPPETDCGGIPAMNHTTFLKNAVLMPKLPQAFKRIKQLENQMKAMQEQLKQGESK